DNA sequence from the Chitinophaga flava genome:
CCGCAGAGCGGTACGTTACTATTTCTCCTTCCTCGATGTTAGGAAACCTCTCCTCCACGACCTGGTGCCTGTACTGGCAGCCCAGTTCTCCCACGTATTCCCTGAACTGCAACAGCAGGTGGATTTCGTGAAAAAAGTAGTGTTTGAAGAAGAAAACAACTTCCTCCGCACCCTGGACAGTGGTATCCGCCGTATAGAGGACTTTATGCAACAGGCTGCCTCCAAAGCCATCGATGGCCAGACAGCCTTTGAATTATACGATACCTACGGTTTCCCATACGACCTGACCACCCTCATCGCGTCAGAAAACGGTTTCACTGTAGACAAAGCCGGCTTTGATGCCGCCATGCAACAGCAGAAAGACCGCTCCCGCGCCGCCACAGAAGTGGATGCCGGCGACTGGGTAATCCTGGACGAAACACCTGATTCCGTTTTCATCGGCTACGAACAGCTGGAAAGCAGTACCAAACTGCTGAAATACCGTACCGTAAAAGCCAAAGGCAAAGAACAGTTCCAGCTCGTACTGGGACAAACACCTTTCTATGCTGAAAGCGGCGGACAGGTAGGTGATACCGGTATCCTGCACTTCGACGAGGAAGTGATCCATGTTACCGACACCAAAAAGGAAAACAACCTGATCATTCACTTTGCGGATAAACTGCCTGCTAACCCTGCTGCCCATGTAAAAGCAACAGTGGCGAAAGACAAACGCCGCAGCATTGCCCGTCACCACTCCGCTACCCACCTCCTGCATGCTGCACTGCGTCAGGTACTGGGTACACACGTGGCACAGAAAGGCTCCCTGGTGAATGCAGAAAACCTCCGCTTCGACTTCTCCCACTTCGCTAAAGTGACCGATGAAGAATTAGCGCAGATTGAAGCCATCGTTAACGAAAAGATCCGCCAGAACATCCCGGTGATCATAAAGGAACTGCCTAAAGAAGAAGCCCTGCAACTGGGTGCCATGGCACTTTTTGGTGAAAAATACGGCGACGTGGTACGTGTGGTAATTATGGACCCTGCTTACAGCGTAGAGCTGTGCGGTGGTACTCACATAGGCGCTACCGGAGAACTCGGTCTCTTTAAGTTTTTATCCGAAGGTGCTGTTGCTGCCGGCGTTCGCCGCGTGGAAGCCGTTACCGGCGCCAAAGCGGAAGCCTTCATCAACGAACAGCTGCAACTGCTGAAGGAAATCAGGAACACCCTGAAAAATCCCAAGGAAATCGTGAAAGCTGTAGAAACACTGGCCCAGGACAAATCCTCCCTGGAAAAACAGGTGGAAGCCCTGGAACTGGAGAAAGTACGCCAGCTGGCTGCCGATCTGCGCAACCAGGCCCAGGACATCAACGGAGTGAACTTCCTCGGACAGGTGGTGAATGTTAATAATGCAGAAGGCCTCAAACAACTGGCCCTGCAGCTGAAAGGCGATATCCCTAATCATGTTCTGCTGTTCGTAGCAAACATCGGCGGCAAAGCCAGCGTAGCCCTCAGCATCGCTGATGAACTGGTAGCAGCCAAAGGTTGGGAAGCTCCTAAGATCATCAAGGAAAAAGTAGCACCCCTGATCAAAGGCGGCGGCGGCGGCCAAAAAACCTTTGCTACAGCCGGCGGCCAGGAAACAGACAAACTGGACCAGGTAGTAGCCGCTGTAAAAGCCATCCTGGGATAATTCTAATCATCCCGGCATTGCCGGAAAACATAACTAAAAGGCGAAAAGCGAAACAAATGTTTCGCTTTTCGCCTTTTTAATCCCTGTTGGTCATCTCCCGGAGAAAAATTTTAACAAACCATCTGGTGACGTACGTCATCATTTCAGTAGTTTTAACTTTTCCTTACCTTATACGGCGGCTAATTTTGTAACATTCCAAAAAGAAAACAGGTAATTATGAAAAACGTACTCAGAAATTTTACCCTTGCAGGCTTTGGTTGCCTGGCCCTGAGCGTGGCCTCAGCACAAAACCCGGGTTCATCCAGAGATAAAATGGGCGAGTATGATGAGATCATCATTAAAAGCAAAGGTGACAAAGGTGGAAAAGTCACCGTGGAAATCAAAGACGGCAATATCCTGGTGGACGGTAAAAAACTGGACCAGTACAGCAACCCCGATATCTCCGTTTTCCGCAGGAACATCACCCCAATAAATGGCAACAACTTCAGCTTTGAAAATGGTTCCCCTGACCAGATTCAGCTTTTTAATGATGGTGATGAAACCGACATCCCTGTTCCCAAAGCTATGCTGGGCGTGATCACCGAAAAAACCGTTGCCGCCGGTGCTACTGTAAAAACTGTGGCCCCTGGCAGCCCTGCCGAAAAAGCCGGTATCAAAATCGGTGATGTGATCACCCAAATAAACAAGGATGCCATCAAAGAACCGAAAGAGTTATATGAAACCATCGGTAAGTTC
Encoded proteins:
- the alaS gene encoding alanine--tRNA ligase gives rise to the protein MTASEIRQQFLDFFASKGHQIVPSAPIVIKNDPTLMFTNAGMNQFKDFFLGNKVPASTRVADTQKCLRVSGKHNDLEEVGIDTYHHTMFEMLGNWSFGDYFKKEAIAWSWELLTEVYKIPKDKLYVTVFEGDASENLPKDEEAYNYWKEHIAEDRILLGNKKDNFWEMGDTGPCGPCSEIHVDCRPDAERKQVDGKTLVNADHPQVIEIWNNVFMQFNRLKDKSLEPLPAKHVDTGMGLERLVRVLQGKTSNYDTDLFMGTIHTTESFTGKKYEGTDTRKDVAFRVIADHIRAISFTIADGQLPSNTGAGYVIRRILRRAVRYYFSFLDVRKPLLHDLVPVLAAQFSHVFPELQQQVDFVKKVVFEEENNFLRTLDSGIRRIEDFMQQAASKAIDGQTAFELYDTYGFPYDLTTLIASENGFTVDKAGFDAAMQQQKDRSRAATEVDAGDWVILDETPDSVFIGYEQLESSTKLLKYRTVKAKGKEQFQLVLGQTPFYAESGGQVGDTGILHFDEEVIHVTDTKKENNLIIHFADKLPANPAAHVKATVAKDKRRSIARHHSATHLLHAALRQVLGTHVAQKGSLVNAENLRFDFSHFAKVTDEELAQIEAIVNEKIRQNIPVIIKELPKEEALQLGAMALFGEKYGDVVRVVIMDPAYSVELCGGTHIGATGELGLFKFLSEGAVAAGVRRVEAVTGAKAEAFINEQLQLLKEIRNTLKNPKEIVKAVETLAQDKSSLEKQVEALELEKVRQLAADLRNQAQDINGVNFLGQVVNVNNAEGLKQLALQLKGDIPNHVLLFVANIGGKASVALSIADELVAAKGWEAPKIIKEKVAPLIKGGGGGQKTFATAGGQETDKLDQVVAAVKAILG
- a CDS encoding PDZ domain-containing protein — its product is MKNVLRNFTLAGFGCLALSVASAQNPGSSRDKMGEYDEIIIKSKGDKGGKVTVEIKDGNILVDGKKLDQYSNPDISVFRRNITPINGNNFSFENGSPDQIQLFNDGDETDIPVPKAMLGVITEKTVAAGATVKTVAPGSPAEKAGIKIGDVITQINKDAIKEPKELYETIGKFQPGDKITITYIRNKKETKVPVTLDERKEESFGMHNMPRRRGELFAMPLPRGGQGFGNLFGIPDEGVKLGIQVQDTENGDGAQVINMAPGSPAEKAGFKVDDLITEMAGSPVKSAGDVAAIYRNNRDKGSITATVKRNGQIQTIDIKIPKRLRKADL